Proteins from one Halovivax limisalsi genomic window:
- a CDS encoding DNA cytosine methyltransferase, producing the protein MSGSVPSCRSPSELVRTASDVERNLHRQLVLENIEFLIDTLTAEHIRGQRFPPVGCPRSTPENLARNRSKSESSCRYEAIERDGGEADDECPCNDPLIDSDDPLDAVSAVVLGSDTIPPSERFFDRIPRKTVSNIRDEHGTWEDIEALARDDLEEALQIASPRKGISDERVDRLETLLETVRETHYTEGVTLRGFSRVQYTNYVKFLQTVPGIEEGDAWWLLQTAFDKPVWPADPLVDELLLTLGLLSPREYAGSPDRRTDLEDELIDRQIPVLYRALATHAVSSGTDACSENCEIRKFLLTHRLREQRKEHEGPSVVDLFAGAGGLSHGLSQAGYRIDWAIDVEPDAVATYRLNHPEIPHKNVVCGDVREIDLPAEIRKVVPEPDLIVGGPPCQSLSQAGFRSRRAKDENYSVLDDERTSLYTRYVEAVSELRPKAIIMENVEGMVNKVGNTDIRVIDLIIEDLNSIGEQGEGYQVEFCLQDMTELGIPQERERVLLVGIRDDLVENDDEVEDLLNGLSRTGSERSILHGLSGLPRLRRGEGGRVLAEMGRGNRSHYVKEHALQEGTDICFNHQAREHPMDKDRILFEEGLDPGDTGWDIKFDSDGEYAQYIEYDVGTAENPRFRDKYRKLVWSEPSPTIVAHLAKDANGFVLPDYYEQARPDPDRADPKRNRGITPREAARLQSFPDDYIFLGSFTSWFRQIGNAVPPVAGKVLGEELSPVVMSESESTIQNTGGLPVKEVASDD; encoded by the coding sequence ATGTCTGGATCGGTGCCTTCTTGCAGGTCTCCTTCGGAGCTGGTACGAACTGCGTCAGATGTTGAACGTAATCTTCACAGGCAGCTGGTTCTCGAAAACATCGAGTTTCTTATTGATACGCTGACTGCAGAACACATTCGCGGCCAGCGCTTCCCTCCCGTCGGTTGCCCTCGCTCAACGCCTGAAAACTTGGCGAGGAACCGGTCAAAAAGCGAGAGCTCTTGCCGCTATGAAGCTATCGAACGAGATGGTGGAGAGGCGGATGACGAGTGCCCGTGCAACGATCCTCTTATCGACAGTGATGATCCCCTCGATGCAGTTTCTGCTGTCGTTCTTGGTAGCGACACCATCCCTCCGTCGGAGCGTTTTTTTGACCGGATTCCCCGAAAGACGGTGTCCAATATTCGTGATGAGCACGGTACGTGGGAGGACATCGAAGCGCTAGCACGAGATGACCTTGAAGAAGCGCTTCAGATTGCGAGTCCGAGGAAAGGTATCAGTGACGAACGGGTCGACCGTTTGGAAACTCTTCTCGAAACAGTGCGAGAGACCCATTATACAGAAGGAGTTACACTCCGAGGCTTCTCCAGAGTCCAGTATACGAATTACGTCAAATTCCTCCAAACGGTTCCGGGAATTGAGGAAGGTGATGCATGGTGGCTTCTCCAGACCGCGTTTGACAAACCGGTGTGGCCAGCCGATCCTCTGGTTGATGAATTACTGCTTACTCTTGGTCTTCTCAGTCCTAGGGAGTATGCAGGTTCTCCAGACCGCCGTACCGACCTAGAAGACGAACTCATAGATCGGCAGATTCCCGTACTGTATCGAGCACTGGCGACACATGCAGTCAGTTCAGGAACTGACGCCTGCAGTGAAAACTGCGAGATACGGAAATTCTTGCTCACCCATCGGCTCCGTGAGCAGCGCAAAGAACACGAGGGTCCTAGCGTAGTCGACCTGTTTGCTGGAGCTGGCGGTCTCTCCCACGGTCTTTCTCAGGCTGGGTACCGAATCGACTGGGCAATTGACGTCGAACCCGACGCAGTTGCCACATACCGACTGAATCATCCGGAGATTCCCCATAAGAACGTAGTCTGTGGTGATGTCCGAGAAATCGATCTGCCTGCAGAGATACGGAAGGTGGTTCCGGAGCCCGATCTGATTGTCGGCGGTCCTCCCTGCCAGTCCCTCTCTCAGGCTGGCTTCCGTTCTCGCCGAGCGAAGGACGAAAACTATAGCGTTCTTGACGACGAGCGGACGTCGCTGTACACCAGGTATGTCGAGGCCGTCAGTGAGCTCCGTCCAAAGGCCATCATCATGGAGAACGTCGAAGGGATGGTCAATAAGGTGGGTAATACGGATATCCGCGTTATCGACTTGATAATTGAAGACCTCAACAGCATTGGCGAACAGGGAGAAGGTTACCAGGTCGAATTCTGCTTACAGGATATGACCGAACTTGGCATTCCTCAGGAACGCGAACGTGTCCTTCTCGTCGGTATCCGAGATGATCTTGTCGAAAACGATGATGAGGTCGAAGATCTATTGAACGGACTTTCGAGAACTGGTTCGGAACGATCTATCCTCCATGGCTTATCCGGACTTCCCCGTCTGCGTCGAGGCGAGGGCGGTCGAGTACTTGCAGAAATGGGCCGTGGAAACAGGAGCCACTATGTGAAAGAACATGCTCTTCAGGAGGGGACGGACATCTGCTTCAATCATCAGGCTCGCGAGCATCCAATGGACAAAGATCGCATTCTATTTGAAGAGGGCCTTGACCCGGGCGACACCGGATGGGACATCAAGTTTGACTCTGACGGTGAGTATGCCCAGTATATTGAGTATGACGTTGGAACCGCAGAGAACCCCAGGTTTCGAGATAAATATCGAAAGCTCGTATGGTCGGAACCTTCACCCACGATTGTAGCACATCTCGCAAAAGACGCGAATGGATTCGTACTTCCGGATTATTACGAACAGGCACGCCCAGATCCAGACCGTGCAGACCCGAAGCGGAATCGTGGAATTACGCCACGAGAGGCGGCCCGATTGCAATCTTTTCCTGATGACTACATTTTCCTCGGATCTTTTACTAGCTGGTTCCGACAGATAGGTAACGCTGTGCCGCCAGTCGCTGGGAAAGTGCTCGGCGAGGAACTTTCACCAGTAGTGATGTCAGAGTCGGAATCCACAATTCAGAACACGGGTGGATTGCCCGTGAAAGAAGTTGCATCTGACGATTGA
- a CDS encoding phospholipase D-like domain-containing protein translates to MHDDGSESNWLPLAIAEYVDRDEKLLSQLEGLLVLSGGREEVVTPAEIANQTDVPVSATTDVFRQLSQTDAVERESFETNVSNSSYRADVEICRQIFETARYAARSVNAYQERQPPATRATPLVTFPSDPAFENVSPTSFGMSWLMPALTRQIKRSEESIILLAPFFEEEGFSHLEEVLLAAVERGVEVRVVSRYLTDSASYNHAVLKSFAEAARERNIDRSLLTFIDYTRWSTGTPPEQRRQDGATPAFTLHAKIILFDDAATYIGSANVTDYGFEHYLESGVLLEGPPVEGFVDLVDFLLNSEGATTVSLLD, encoded by the coding sequence ATGCACGACGACGGATCTGAATCGAACTGGCTGCCCCTGGCAATCGCCGAATACGTGGACCGCGACGAGAAGCTTCTCTCTCAGCTTGAGGGGCTGCTGGTGCTATCCGGAGGCCGTGAAGAAGTGGTAACTCCGGCGGAGATCGCGAATCAAACCGACGTGCCCGTGTCGGCCACGACGGACGTATTTCGCCAGCTTTCTCAGACTGATGCTGTCGAACGGGAATCGTTCGAAACGAACGTCAGTAACAGTTCTTACCGCGCCGATGTCGAGATATGCCGTCAGATTTTCGAGACCGCGCGGTACGCGGCCCGTAGCGTCAATGCCTATCAGGAACGCCAGCCTCCGGCGACCCGGGCCACACCACTGGTCACGTTCCCGTCTGACCCGGCATTCGAGAATGTAAGTCCCACGTCCTTCGGGATGTCGTGGTTGATGCCGGCGCTCACACGACAGATTAAACGATCGGAGGAGTCTATTATCCTGCTGGCACCGTTCTTCGAGGAGGAAGGCTTCTCTCACCTTGAGGAGGTACTGCTCGCTGCCGTGGAACGCGGTGTAGAAGTCAGGGTGGTGTCCCGGTACCTCACCGATTCTGCCTCCTACAACCACGCCGTGCTGAAGTCGTTCGCCGAAGCCGCTCGAGAACGGAACATCGACAGATCCCTGCTCACATTCATCGACTATACCCGATGGAGTACCGGAACTCCACCTGAACAACGCCGGCAGGATGGGGCGACCCCTGCATTCACTCTCCACGCGAAAATCATCCTGTTCGACGACGCCGCGACGTACATCGGGAGTGCGAATGTCACTGACTATGGATTCGAGCACTATCTCGAATCCGGCGTTCTCTTGGAAGGGCCGCCTGTCGAAGGGTTCGTGGACCTCGTGGACTTCTTGCTGAATTCGGAAGGCGCGACGACGGTATCACTACTCGATTAA
- a CDS encoding helicase-related protein: MPGRQIGRDGGPPDDEERIARHLRKRITDRVSGNLDDTRIKRDAPSDQFFAGALAPKENSELEDSDDDLQSKMEPSTVGTMTRVRNGSAGDTLSIDITGSVWVRVNPTYEEMDRREEYVSLADHDDDEIENTTLLPVFERLELAVPSIEIPFEALAGGTRTTPEVVRERASEAIRTAVEDARERAVARDDIYLDNGDEKPDEDVPNHVLENETEYNEYLEERDGTPAVPDWDLSIEIIATEDRESPGDELLLDIEVTNTGTQSIRDYVYTLRDPTLFEVQLDLKADGDVEFTPFTFDPLPEDFRYNRDLWGHGRNCTITAPDYVETHGGATPGRSAPRADPHTDHLRTEFIPEYRQLVYESADRGVNPAFSELADLQGGGYDVLESVADAMDTYLETAYPEALREYSKRGDWTDADREDFEDDKASFEREIIRFRRGIRVLREHPDTVGRAFELMNESMDRMHDFDTWRLFQLVFIVMLVPDIAGREYEEWDEISWRDEEDLSERFEEAEGALDVVDVLWFPTGGGKSEAFFGVAVWNMFFDRIRGKHFGVTTWTRFPLRLLSLQQLQRMSETIMYADLVRRDQDVIGSHPSRPFSVGFLVGKKNTPNALTGYNNDKYTRYKQDESLREESKVVPSCPACGARVEMRVTEDIRLAHACTGNPFECDWQKRETTAQEVYAEDELPIHVVDNELYRYAPSILAGTIDKITAVGYQRKMAHLLTGEMEYECPTHGFASLDECTEKYGCDIDKDEFEMMASPIEVYDPAPSLMVPDELHLLEESVGSFDGHYETGVQTLQEIVDAGKTKVLAPTATITAYEDQVYHLFLRPAERFPSPGPFLRENFYAMEQPETQRYYMGLIPHGKTHINSIIDVLFAFHEEVQDLLLMAMESPEDLLTGVALEGTDTSEALSTDSIADIIDILTLYSTSLTYLLSKKDGDRLDQSFVSQLNAYFRGEGRPPLNSERMTGGTPFEEVQTILDQLDNPWQEDEDESLLYSLADDDLVDEEAIPDIMKLRDVLAAELDEDRTSRTEFRVALRAASSDVREGLAWLLAYRPNTVTATSMISHGVDVDRFNMMVFFGMPRATAEYIQSSSRAGRSHPGLVFNILHPIRERDLSHYHFFEKYHQFLDRLVEPVSVNRWAKNSVKRTQPGLFMSLLLNHYMYTDDGELMYFGDRAEDFLSTVDDVDLENLLVDMYGGSEVPPEFSDDVRQLTRSAISEVQLSDRQWTSERLPGSPMRSLRDVDEQLPIDPEWKYKDILNTYNNR, translated from the coding sequence ATGCCGGGTCGACAGATCGGTCGGGATGGCGGACCTCCCGACGACGAGGAACGCATCGCTCGTCACCTCCGAAAACGCATCACGGACCGCGTCAGCGGGAATCTCGATGATACACGCATCAAGCGAGACGCCCCGAGTGACCAGTTCTTCGCCGGAGCGCTGGCGCCGAAAGAGAACAGCGAACTCGAAGATAGTGACGATGACCTCCAGTCGAAGATGGAGCCCAGCACCGTTGGGACCATGACTCGCGTCCGAAACGGGTCTGCGGGTGATACACTCTCAATCGACATCACGGGGAGCGTATGGGTGCGTGTTAACCCGACCTACGAGGAGATGGACCGACGCGAGGAGTACGTCTCACTGGCAGATCACGACGATGACGAGATCGAAAACACCACGCTCCTTCCTGTTTTCGAACGTCTCGAACTGGCGGTGCCTTCGATCGAGATCCCCTTCGAGGCCCTCGCCGGCGGTACCCGAACGACCCCGGAAGTCGTTCGTGAGCGCGCCTCCGAAGCGATTCGAACCGCCGTGGAGGATGCTCGCGAGCGGGCCGTGGCACGCGACGATATCTACCTCGACAACGGTGACGAGAAACCCGACGAGGACGTCCCGAACCACGTTCTCGAGAACGAGACCGAGTACAACGAGTACCTCGAGGAACGAGACGGCACACCGGCGGTACCAGACTGGGATCTGTCGATAGAGATCATCGCCACCGAGGACCGGGAGAGTCCTGGTGACGAACTCCTGCTCGACATCGAGGTCACGAACACTGGCACGCAGTCGATCCGGGACTACGTATACACGCTCCGTGACCCAACGCTGTTCGAGGTTCAGCTCGACCTCAAAGCAGACGGTGATGTTGAATTTACTCCATTCACGTTCGACCCGCTTCCCGAAGACTTTCGCTACAACCGGGATCTCTGGGGTCACGGACGGAACTGCACGATCACCGCCCCCGACTACGTGGAGACGCACGGCGGTGCCACGCCAGGTCGATCCGCACCTCGTGCGGACCCGCACACGGACCACCTTCGAACGGAGTTTATCCCCGAGTACCGGCAGCTCGTCTACGAGTCTGCTGATCGGGGGGTGAATCCCGCGTTCAGCGAACTCGCTGACCTCCAGGGTGGCGGCTACGATGTGCTGGAATCGGTCGCGGATGCGATGGACACGTACCTCGAAACCGCCTACCCGGAAGCCCTCAGAGAATACAGCAAGCGCGGCGACTGGACGGACGCCGACCGCGAGGACTTCGAGGACGACAAAGCGTCGTTCGAGCGCGAAATCATCCGATTTCGCCGGGGAATTCGTGTGCTTCGCGAACACCCGGACACGGTCGGTCGCGCGTTCGAACTGATGAACGAGTCCATGGACCGGATGCACGACTTCGACACGTGGCGGCTGTTCCAGCTCGTCTTCATCGTCATGCTCGTCCCCGATATCGCGGGCCGCGAGTACGAGGAGTGGGACGAGATCAGCTGGCGTGACGAGGAGGACCTCTCAGAGCGGTTCGAGGAGGCCGAAGGGGCCCTCGACGTCGTCGACGTGCTGTGGTTCCCGACTGGCGGCGGGAAGTCCGAGGCGTTCTTCGGTGTTGCCGTCTGGAACATGTTCTTCGATCGCATCCGCGGCAAGCACTTCGGGGTGACGACGTGGACGCGATTCCCGCTCCGGCTCCTGTCGCTTCAACAACTCCAGCGGATGTCAGAGACCATCATGTACGCCGATCTCGTCCGCCGTGACCAGGACGTCATCGGTAGCCACCCATCTCGTCCCTTCAGTGTCGGTTTCCTTGTCGGGAAGAAGAACACGCCGAACGCACTTACGGGATACAATAACGACAAATACACCCGATACAAGCAGGATGAGAGCCTCCGAGAGGAATCGAAGGTCGTTCCGAGCTGTCCGGCGTGTGGCGCCCGGGTCGAGATGCGAGTCACTGAAGATATCCGTCTCGCACATGCCTGTACCGGGAATCCATTCGAATGCGACTGGCAAAAGCGCGAGACCACTGCTCAGGAGGTGTATGCTGAGGACGAACTCCCGATTCACGTCGTCGACAACGAACTCTACCGGTACGCGCCGAGCATTCTCGCCGGAACCATCGACAAGATCACCGCAGTCGGTTACCAGCGGAAGATGGCCCATCTTCTGACTGGGGAAATGGAGTACGAGTGTCCGACACACGGCTTTGCCAGCCTCGATGAGTGTACGGAGAAGTACGGCTGTGACATCGACAAGGACGAGTTCGAGATGATGGCATCGCCAATTGAGGTGTATGACCCGGCGCCGTCGCTGATGGTTCCCGACGAACTCCACCTCTTGGAGGAGAGCGTGGGAAGCTTCGACGGGCACTACGAGACGGGCGTCCAGACGCTTCAGGAGATTGTCGATGCCGGAAAGACCAAGGTGCTTGCCCCCACGGCGACGATCACGGCGTACGAAGACCAGGTGTACCACCTGTTCCTTCGGCCCGCAGAGCGCTTCCCGTCGCCGGGCCCCTTCCTCCGCGAGAACTTCTACGCGATGGAACAGCCCGAGACACAGCGTTACTACATGGGGCTCATCCCGCACGGGAAGACGCACATCAACTCCATCATCGACGTCCTCTTCGCCTTCCACGAAGAGGTCCAGGATCTCCTCCTGATGGCGATGGAATCCCCCGAAGACCTCCTCACGGGGGTCGCTCTAGAAGGAACCGACACCAGCGAGGCGTTGTCTACGGACTCCATCGCGGATATCATCGACATTCTCACGCTCTACAGCACGAGCCTCACCTATCTGCTGTCAAAGAAGGATGGTGACCGGCTGGATCAGTCGTTCGTCAGCCAGCTGAACGCCTATTTCCGTGGCGAGGGTCGTCCGCCACTCAACTCCGAGCGCATGACGGGCGGGACACCTTTCGAGGAGGTCCAGACGATCCTGGATCAGCTCGACAACCCGTGGCAAGAGGACGAGGACGAGTCGCTCCTGTACAGTCTTGCAGACGATGACCTCGTCGACGAGGAGGCAATTCCGGATATCATGAAACTCCGTGATGTTCTCGCGGCAGAACTCGATGAGGACAGGACATCGCGGACGGAGTTCCGGGTCGCTCTTCGCGCAGCGTCCTCTGATGTTCGCGAAGGACTCGCCTGGCTACTCGCGTACCGGCCCAATACGGTTACGGCTACCAGCATGATCAGCCACGGGGTGGACGTCGACCGGTTCAACATGATGGTGTTCTTCGGGATGCCGCGCGCCACTGCTGAGTACATCCAGTCCAGTTCCCGGGCTGGTCGCTCGCACCCCGGCCTCGTGTTCAATATTCTCCACCCCATCCGGGAACGCGACCTGAGTCACTACCACTTCTTCGAGAAGTACCACCAGTTCCTCGACCGGCTCGTCGAACCCGTCTCTGTGAACCGGTGGGCGAAGAACAGCGTCAAGCGGACGCAACCGGGGCTGTTCATGTCGCTCCTGCTTAACCACTACATGTACACCGACGATGGGGAACTGATGTACTTCGGTGACCGTGCCGAAGATTTCCTCTCAACAGTTGATGACGTAGACCTCGAGAACCTTCTCGTGGACATGTACGGTGGGTCGGAGGTTCCACCGGAGTTCAGTGACGACGTCAGGCAACTCACCCGCAGTGCAATTTCTGAGGTCCAGCTGAGTGACCGGCAGTGGACGAGCGAACGCCTCCCCGGATCTCCGATGCGGAGTCTCCGTGACGTCGACGAACAGCTCCCAATCGATCCCGAGTGGAAGTACAAGGATATCCTCAACACCTACAACAACCGATAA
- a CDS encoding Eco57I restriction-modification methylase domain-containing protein, producing MAQQSHPYRTNRDLFSNHYLTEHLRQTEPWQDVDQDEVRDTYEEIRDLWKEKKGRVEDYNEAQLERNFIRPIFEILDVPFEIEETVMRNARRPDYGFFPSADSADAAFDRDDFYAEAVAVADAKRWGRKLDTRGEEKRDFENPSYQIHAYLQETPVQWAVLTNGKQWRLYYGPTSHRLDSYFEIDLPEILQYVEEEGELEDFKDFYLFFRQQAFLPDQSGDCFLDNVYDESSVFAEAIGEDLQDNIYEAIRVLAEGFLDSNDDLGEDDLPLVHDSSLIYLYRLIFVLYAESEGRDLLPTDNEIYSEGYSLNELKQMVADNRDETKRHYQNWQTKLWDRLEELFVLIDQGSQGENIPKDQLYIPAYNGGLFRTNPDPDDSEEAQFLATHEADDAHLAEVIDLLTRRDSDEGDGQVFVDYSSLDERHLGSIYEGLLEYKLDVADEPLTVEDGEYSPADGDDDIAVAEGDVYLRTDAGERKATGSYYTPEYVVEYIVDETLGPLVDDIREELVGTESYHEGGFAGEFAERVFDLKVLDPAMGSGHFLVNGVDYLAREIIDAQERQDQQAVKRGDEDAISDPRTEEGELRDINWARRKVAQRCIYGVDLNPLATELAKVSLWLRTLAAEQPLAFLDHHLKTGNSLVGSDIEDVLSNDNDGAQSGQTRLSDWLDQARQRAIEHVMERFADLLSIDNETLEDIKQMEEVYEEVRDDPLYQHLLAMANVHTSAHFDLDVPQDAEEQMAEALRDGSWSKIENEDWFQSAQDIAEEESFFHWELEFPVAFYDNEGERKSDAGFDAVIGNPPYVFIDSIPEHHRDYYRKVSATWDYRYDLYGLFTEYGMELTKRGGEFGYIIPHSLLNNNSFGALRHYLIDRSNEIDVIDFTEPVFEDASNETMILRIRRSDTKSNTPILRGALIETSELAVVEKYLTEFPASAIENLPGNPFVVRGGEWIWKLIETDETRFLGELVDTVQGLRTGNNTKRLSDSKEDGRYRKAIAGEDIDRYVCDWSGTWVMYDRDILSKDPAARPREPKFWEAERKILVQEIRNVHLDQRIVAAIDNHKHIGLNTTNAIILEDESLSLDYLMGILSSNLINEFFRACFVDNHIATQYLEAIPIPTLNVQNQETPEQLSTGIDQIKETGDFTEVQTYLRENNPLRAGDDAAHAIISELSSLISEMANDRHSLNLSLIDYLGNYAEGPKLPNIGQFQPTSPNILDATTDEYEKLQVENVHAKRDGHAVTIEATARYKPKNDEAFETDQWGYTETEYFDAFTLTDLTDEEAVLVEAFVPVAVEEEIGGFRDNATKTNSLIDRLKDIMLPDIDDVQDDLEHYIKNKDRAEELDGKIEKTNHLIDEIVYDLYNLTDEEIEIVEGAASSE from the coding sequence ATGGCTCAACAATCTCACCCATACCGAACGAACCGAGACCTCTTTTCAAATCACTATCTTACAGAGCATCTCCGGCAGACCGAACCCTGGCAGGACGTGGACCAGGATGAGGTCCGTGACACCTACGAAGAGATCCGCGACCTCTGGAAAGAGAAGAAAGGCCGAGTAGAAGACTACAACGAGGCCCAGCTGGAGCGAAACTTTATTCGTCCCATCTTCGAAATTCTCGACGTTCCGTTCGAGATTGAGGAAACGGTGATGCGAAACGCTCGCCGCCCAGACTACGGGTTCTTCCCGAGTGCGGATTCGGCGGACGCCGCCTTTGATCGGGACGACTTCTACGCAGAAGCGGTTGCAGTTGCAGACGCCAAGCGATGGGGGCGTAAGCTCGACACCCGTGGTGAAGAGAAGCGAGACTTCGAGAACCCGAGCTACCAGATTCACGCCTACCTCCAAGAGACCCCGGTTCAGTGGGCAGTATTGACTAACGGCAAGCAATGGCGGCTCTACTACGGACCGACTAGCCACCGGCTGGACTCCTACTTCGAGATCGATCTGCCGGAAATCCTCCAGTATGTTGAGGAGGAGGGAGAACTCGAGGATTTCAAGGACTTCTATCTCTTCTTCCGACAACAAGCGTTCCTTCCGGACCAGTCTGGTGATTGCTTCCTCGACAACGTCTACGACGAATCGAGCGTCTTCGCGGAGGCGATCGGTGAGGACCTTCAGGACAACATATATGAGGCGATTCGGGTTCTCGCGGAGGGTTTCTTAGACTCGAACGATGATCTCGGCGAGGACGACCTGCCGTTAGTCCACGACAGTTCGCTAATCTATCTGTATCGCCTCATTTTCGTCCTGTATGCGGAGAGTGAGGGACGTGACCTACTACCCACTGACAACGAGATCTACAGTGAGGGGTACAGCCTGAATGAACTGAAGCAAATGGTTGCCGACAATCGCGACGAAACGAAGCGGCACTATCAGAACTGGCAGACAAAACTCTGGGACCGACTGGAGGAGCTATTCGTCCTTATCGACCAGGGAAGCCAGGGAGAAAATATCCCGAAGGACCAGCTCTACATACCGGCCTATAACGGTGGACTCTTTCGAACCAACCCTGACCCAGACGATAGCGAAGAGGCCCAGTTCCTCGCGACTCACGAGGCCGACGACGCCCATCTCGCAGAGGTGATCGACCTCCTGACACGCCGTGACTCGGACGAGGGCGACGGCCAAGTTTTCGTCGACTACTCGTCGCTCGACGAACGTCATCTCGGATCGATTTACGAGGGTCTTCTCGAGTACAAGCTCGACGTCGCTGATGAGCCATTGACAGTCGAGGACGGCGAGTACTCCCCTGCTGATGGTGATGACGACATCGCCGTCGCTGAAGGCGACGTGTATCTCCGTACGGACGCTGGTGAACGGAAGGCCACGGGGTCATATTACACGCCTGAGTATGTCGTCGAGTACATCGTTGACGAGACGCTCGGACCACTTGTCGACGATATACGAGAGGAGCTGGTCGGAACGGAGTCGTATCATGAGGGTGGCTTTGCCGGAGAGTTCGCCGAGCGCGTGTTTGACCTGAAGGTACTCGATCCGGCGATGGGTAGTGGGCACTTCCTCGTCAACGGGGTCGACTACCTCGCACGAGAGATTATCGACGCACAGGAACGGCAGGATCAGCAAGCAGTCAAGAGGGGCGATGAAGACGCAATCAGCGATCCCCGGACCGAAGAAGGAGAACTCAGAGACATCAACTGGGCACGTCGAAAAGTTGCTCAGAGGTGTATCTATGGTGTCGACCTGAATCCCCTAGCAACGGAGCTGGCAAAGGTGTCGCTGTGGCTGCGTACCCTCGCTGCCGAGCAACCGCTTGCGTTCCTCGACCACCACCTTAAGACTGGAAACTCGCTCGTCGGTAGTGACATCGAGGATGTGCTCTCCAACGACAACGACGGCGCCCAGTCAGGCCAGACGCGGCTCTCGGATTGGTTGGACCAAGCTCGCCAGCGTGCCATCGAGCACGTCATGGAACGCTTTGCTGACCTCCTCAGCATCGACAACGAGACCCTCGAGGACATTAAGCAAATGGAAGAAGTATACGAGGAGGTTCGTGACGATCCTCTCTACCAGCACCTTCTCGCTATGGCAAACGTTCATACTTCAGCGCATTTTGACTTGGACGTCCCCCAAGACGCCGAAGAGCAAATGGCTGAAGCACTTCGAGACGGCTCGTGGAGCAAGATTGAGAACGAAGATTGGTTCCAGAGTGCCCAAGATATTGCTGAAGAGGAGTCCTTCTTCCACTGGGAGCTTGAGTTCCCTGTTGCTTTCTACGACAACGAAGGTGAGAGGAAATCTGACGCCGGGTTCGACGCCGTCATCGGGAACCCCCCGTACGTCTTCATCGATTCTATCCCCGAGCACCATCGGGATTATTACCGAAAGGTTTCTGCGACATGGGATTACCGATACGACCTGTACGGCTTATTTACCGAATACGGAATGGAGTTAACAAAACGCGGGGGGGAATTCGGATACATAATCCCTCACAGCCTACTCAACAACAACTCCTTTGGCGCTCTCCGGCACTATCTCATAGATAGATCGAATGAGATAGACGTGATTGACTTTACTGAGCCAGTCTTCGAGGATGCATCCAACGAGACGATGATTCTTCGTATTCGCAGAAGTGATACGAAGTCAAATACCCCAATTCTACGTGGTGCCCTAATCGAGACGTCTGAACTGGCTGTAGTAGAGAAGTATTTGACCGAGTTCCCTGCCTCGGCAATCGAGAATCTCCCCGGGAATCCATTCGTTGTTCGTGGGGGAGAGTGGATCTGGAAACTTATAGAGACGGACGAAACGAGGTTCCTTGGAGAACTCGTCGACACCGTCCAAGGGCTCAGAACAGGGAACAATACGAAACGATTGAGCGACTCGAAAGAAGACGGGCGTTATCGCAAGGCAATCGCAGGCGAGGACATTGATCGGTACGTCTGTGATTGGTCCGGTACATGGGTAATGTATGATAGGGATATCCTGAGCAAAGACCCCGCAGCACGGCCTCGTGAACCCAAATTCTGGGAGGCGGAAAGAAAGATCCTCGTTCAAGAAATACGGAACGTACACCTTGACCAACGCATTGTCGCCGCTATAGATAATCACAAACATATCGGATTGAATACAACGAATGCGATTATACTAGAAGACGAATCACTCAGTCTTGACTACCTAATGGGTATACTCTCTTCAAATCTGATCAACGAGTTCTTTCGGGCTTGTTTTGTCGATAATCACATCGCAACTCAGTATTTGGAAGCTATCCCAATTCCCACTCTCAATGTACAGAACCAGGAGACACCAGAGCAACTGTCTACTGGGATAGACCAAATTAAAGAAACGGGAGACTTTACGGAGGTTCAAACATACCTGCGGGAAAACAATCCGTTGAGGGCTGGTGACGACGCCGCTCACGCAATTATCTCGGAGCTCTCAAGTCTGATTTCGGAGATGGCGAACGACCGTCACTCTCTCAACCTCTCCCTCATTGACTACCTCGGCAACTACGCTGAAGGTCCGAAGCTCCCAAATATCGGCCAGTTCCAGCCGACATCACCAAACATTCTCGATGCAACGACAGATGAGTATGAGAAGCTCCAAGTTGAGAACGTCCACGCGAAGCGTGACGGTCACGCCGTAACTATTGAGGCGACGGCGAGGTACAAGCCCAAGAACGATGAGGCGTTCGAGACGGACCAGTGGGGTTACACAGAAACAGAGTACTTCGATGCGTTCACACTTACGGACCTCACCGATGAGGAAGCTGTACTCGTGGAAGCGTTCGTGCCAGTTGCTGTCGAAGAGGAAATTGGTGGGTTCCGCGACAATGCCACGAAGACGAACTCCCTTATCGATCGCCTGAAGGACATAATGCTCCCAGATATCGACGATGTTCAGGACGATCTCGAACACTACATCAAGAACAAGGACCGAGCAGAGGAACTTGATGGGAAGATAGAGAAGACCAACCACCTCATTGACGAGATTGTTTACGACCTCTACAATCTCACTGACGAGGAGATTGAAATCGTGGAGGGGGCAGCAAGCAGTGAGTGA